Sequence from the Ostrea edulis chromosome 8, xbOstEdul1.1, whole genome shotgun sequence genome:
ATGACATCTAAAACTCTTAGTCCAAATCCTCTAATCATTTTAGCAGTATCATTTACCCTAAAAAAATCAACAGTATATATTTAAAGTctgaataaataataatgaaaaaaaaattcatgtaaaaagtatatacctgtaataataataatttaaataaaataaaataaacagtcAAAATTCaacagcaatttttttttacacgatTCATACTATATCCATTATAACATGCCTGGTACATATGCACATATGTCTTAGAATATACTTCAGTGAAACTTAAGCTTTATTGCATAGAAAGTTGTACTTTAAGGCCTTATTATGGAGTAACTGAAATTGAACTGCTGCATTGATTTTTTACAGGGAGCAGTGATAAAGAACAACTGACTTACACAGAATCAAGACTGGAAGATCTGAAAGATTTGTCCCAGATCATAAACATCAAACCTATCCTGCGAGTATTCACTGGTGATAACCCAGCCAGACAATTCGAAAGTGGTCAACAGAGGGGAGGAAAATTCAGTTGTCTCTGTGGTGTACGTAGCACTGAACACAACAACTTCATTTCTTGCTACACAACAGATCCATTGACACTAGAAGAAAGAAGAACACATGTTGTAGCTGGTCAAGCCTGGCAAAAGATTGCATCTGGGACAGTAAATCCATTTCAAGGATTGAAGAAAAGTGACATCATTGAGGAGTTAGAGAGCAGGAGAATTTGGCCACAAGATGAGAAGAAAAACTCGGTACAGGAAAAGTTGACTGAAATAATGCATGGCATAATTAGACCACCAGCCCTCTGTTGTCAAGATcctttaaaaacaacaaaagcaCTCAACATTGAAAGGTATGAAGTATTAGCATGTGAGCCACTGCATGATTTGACCAACGTTATTCAAAATCTTATTCAAGAATTACCAAACCATGTTGGAGAACTCAACAAAcaagattttatttcattcagcGACACAGCAATTGGCAACAAGAATCAAGTAAAGGGGTCAGATGCAAGACTATATGCAGTAAAACTTGCCAAATTCACATTGGTGAAATTTGAAGAAGGAAAACTGGATGAAAACGTCCCTAAACTTGTAAATTCCCTTGTTGATATAGTCACCATATGCTACTCTGGTTACAGCACGCGTTCTCAGAAACAACTACTGCGACTGTATAACCAATGTTTCCTGTTTGGCTTTCTCTGCAAAATGGTTATAGGAACACCACAAAAGATTACGTCAAGAAAATTTTATGGAAATCATTTCCACAGCATAACTATCCATGTCCCTGAAACTGCTCGAATCCTCAACTTAAAATCTATTGTGCCAAAACAGGAGGAGCGTTCCTTCGGGACTTTGAGACGTATTTCTGAGAACACAACGAACAGACAACCATCATACATTGTAGACAATGCAATGCTGAGATTCCAATTCCATTCCTCGAACAATGACCCTTCAGAAACTATAACAAAACAGAATTCTACTATAAGCAAACAGGCCAAATTACTTCCTCCACAGAAACAAACGATAATCACAGCAACTATGATACACAAATTTCCATTGCTGGTTCAAAGTCACCTGGAACGTATCTCAGATTTCATTCTTCCTGGACACACCATCTGGTGGACTACAGATGATGAGGGTATGCGATTCTTTGATGGTCCAGATGATGACTGCAACAGAACACAGGGACCACATTTACATCACTTCCGCTCAACATCATTGAATCAGGAGAGGATGTGGATCAAGCAGCAGTGGACAAAATGCATCGATCAGTATGCCTGTGGAAAATTGCCCCTTCCTCTTCACCGGTTGAAAACCTATAACAATGGGAAGATTATGTACATCTGTCCAAAACACAAAGGtatcatatatttttacataaataatcaataatttaCCTTCCCTTTAAATAAAAGCAAGAGATCCATATGCTTTATCATTCACCTGACTATTAGTTTAAAGCATCACTAGATAACTAGaaaatcaaaggcctgaagggcctGAGAGTCGACTTGCACTTCATTGTCAACGGGAATAGGTATCTTGAAGGAGCAAGATAGTAATCAAGGATGATGAACATCATGTGTGTGAGTTCGCATATGCACACTTCTTTTAGCAGGATTATACTTGTGTAAAGTGAATAAATTTGATTAAGTTATGACAACTgccatttaaattacatgtacatatccaatATGGATATAAATAGTCATTGCTAAGAGATGATTGTGCTAAACAATCCATGATGTACAAATGCTAAGAATTGGAGGAAAATCATTATGTAGTCATATAGTactttatatcacaacagaAAACCCTCAAATAGACACCACAGGGTCATGTTGTTCGGGTCgggttcggttccatttttcCGTTCGGGTTTAGTTTTAATAATAGAATCATTATTAGAAACCCGTTTAAACGAAATGTCGTCAAAATCCTAAAAGGTGGCagtattttgatcaattgttaaatgatggcattgtggacaaaactgtaaataatgacagaATATTTAAGATATGTCAGACGCGTTGAAAATACACTACAGGATCAACATCGTACacaactatgtcaggaagctttcatgaaaatttcagctcctctggcccagtggttcttgagacgatttttaaattaccccaccctatttttgcttttttgtgattatctcccctttaaaggggacatggccctttatttgaacaaacttgaaagccctttacccaaggatgcttttgtcaagtttggttataattggttcagtggttcttgagaaggataaaaaaaatctgaaaagtttacgacgacgacgCCACTGACacacaacggacaaattttgatcagaaaagctcacttgagcctttggctcaggtgagctaaacataCTATTACAGCATTGAATAAATCATGATGGTAAGTCACAAGTCTCAAGTCCCCTTACAACTACACACTCTATCAATTTGTGGATAATAGTAACAGTCTTTTACTACGAATTACAGACACCAATCCTGCATCAACCACAGCTGCCGAACAAACCTTCCAGGATGTGGCACTGCCCAGATATCCTGATGGTAAGTCACAAGTCTCAAGTTCCCCTACAATCGCACACTCTATCAATTTGTGGATAATAGTAACAGTCCTTTAATATGAATTACAGACACCAATCCTGCATCAACCACAGCTGCCAAACAAACCTTCCAGGATGTGGCACTGCTTAGATATCCTGATGGTAAGTCACAAGTCTCAAGTCCCCTTACAACTGCACACTCTATCAATTTGTGGATAATAGTAACAGTCTTTTACTACGAATTACAGACACCAATCCTGCATCAACCACAGCTGCCGAACAAACCTTCCAGGATGTGGCATTGCCCAGATATCCTGATGGTAAGTCACAAGTCTCAAGTCTCCTTACAACTGCACACTCTATCAATTTGTGGATAATAGTAACAGTCTTTTACTACGAATTACAGACACCAATCCTGCATCAACCACAGCTGTCGAACAAACTTTCCAGGATGTGGCACTGCTTAGATATCCTGATGGTAAGTCACAAGTCTCAAGTCGCCCTACAATCCCACACTCTTTCAATTTGTGGATAATAGTAACAGTCCTTTAATACGAAGTGAGATAAAAACTTAATGTCTATCCTTGGGTCATGAGTCACCTATTTGTGTCTTTGTTTATCATAGATGTTTATCTTGAAGACCACTTAAGGCCAAGAAATACTGATGATGGTGATCGTAAGTATATTGAACAAAGTTTGTATCATTACCAATGAAACGTAGGACTAAAATGTTTACCATGGTTACTCATGTATTATCTCTTTTCATTTACAGCCCCTTACCTTGCATCAAGGAATTCGGAGTTGGATAATCCTATCTTCCAGAATGCGTCTGATCATAGCAATCCTGATGGTACACCGCCTTTCATACATTTTCCTAAATTGCAAAAACTTCAATGTTATATTGGAAGTACTGTTAAATTAACCAAAAACTAAGGCTGAAAcaattcaccgaaatatcgatactgttcaatataaacgcttgattcaatgttcgattAATCATGCCCTTGATTATTTATTCGATGTGTTTAATACAAACAGGTttagtaaaatacatcagactcggcctgtacttattatttttacctgTATGAGGGACAAAATGGCGTTGCATAGAGTTCAGAAtgttgtttgccttgaggttgatgaaaataataatgaactttatTAGTTTAAACTGCAGAGCCAACAGGTGTCTTACTGTTTGGCAGTTTGGAAATagtttgcttttaaaattaagattttgaatCTTGGTAATTAACTTTTTCTTCGATATTATTATtagtttcttctgtaaattgcattgtattgaaaatattgaaccgtggcataagtattgcaatatgtatcgtatcgtgaaggcggcgtatcgtttcagccctaccaaaaacaatatgtatccTTCTGGAAGAGGGAAGAATAAAATACAATTACAAATACTCATACCATTTCATTACTTATTAGCAATTAATTGTGTCATGTACTACATAAAAAGAGATAATGACAAAATCACATTTCCTTTGATCATTTAGGTTAGGTGTAATCATATTACACTTTTTACTGccttaatgattttatttattctttattttttctttctttacatTTAAATACTAGCCAGAGTATTAAATAAAAGGAAACTCCAAACCCAaacctatatatatacaggATCCATCTTCATACAATTACCAGAACTTCTTTATGCCCAGGGCTTCCTGAAAGAAAAAGGAACAATGCTCTGAAGATTTATGCTTATTTCAGAAAGTACAAAGAGaaatagagaaaaaaaaaaaggtacaGAAATCGTGAAGGTAGAATGGAACAACCCTCAACATGCTCAAAAGGTATACATCCTACAGCACGACAAGCAATAATCATTAATACCACATCGACCAAAATGAGATATATATGTACGTTTCCTATTTCACTCTCCATAATCGGGGGCCctccgtgaccgagtggttagagcattgcgctcaaaatcacacgtcctctcacctctggtcggcgcaggttcaaatcccggtctaGATGCATTACAAATTatacttttcaaacattttgaagatgaATAGTAGTTAAAGTGTACACACACAATTTACTGCACgtttactcctttatccagtAGATAtccagtcttcacgaaaactcaaGACTGGATACCACCTattacataaattttaattCTTACACCATTTTTGACGTTACAAAGAAATGaccattttatatattttcagtCAATGATATTAAGATTTGCAAACCACAAGCCATTCGGGCAACCATTTTCAGGAAATCCACATGCCCGAACTCAATTTCACTTgcctgaagaaaaaaatgttgttgGCCTTGCGCTTTGgtgcattattattattattatcctatatttatcatcaataaaatatttagcgTTGGCAGCAAAAACATAGGTAGGGTTAGGAAACAAACATATTCTATTTTGGCCAAATGATAATTGATTATGTTATTAAAGGTTTCATAATGTAAACTTCTATTCAAACAAGCATGAATCTAGCATGATCTGAtatgtgtacattgtatttctTACAGTGAAACGTGGAtgcaaaagaaaattatttgcTAAATCAGAGTCCGATAGCAAAATGCCAATCAATATGCCTGTTCAGAAATGTAAGTCGAAATTCTTAATGCATGACCTGAATGAAGCTTGATCAACAATGTTCAGAAAAGTGCATTTATTTATCTCTTCTTTTCTATGTACTTTAAATTAATGGTAAAACATTCCTGCTGGCATTCTAAAAATTATAGcatgatatatattaacaatattcaacctTACACATGGCAATTAatatcagttttatttttatgtgcACATGCATGTACCATATTTTATATCCTGAAATTGAATACCTGCTTTTGTTTCTTGTTTAGCCTCAAAACACACCACTGAAGATCTAATCATGTTTCTACTTGGCCAAACACCCGAGACATGCGAATATAAAAAGTATAAGAGACTGGTACAAACTGACAGATCATTCCAAAAGCAATACGAAAGAATACTTGCCCTCATACAAATAAGAATAAGCAAATTACACCGAGAACTAAAGGAACAGATACAGAAGAAAAACAACGATGAAACTGAACAGAAAATTACTTATTCTGAACTTCTTCTAAGACACTGGTCAATGTATTTACATCTATAATGGCTTTGAGTAATGAATGATACTGTAGTGtaaattgaataatttacatatacatgatataaGACAAAAAACTTATTATCGTCTTTCTTTTCATCTTTCCTTAGCATTCAGCATACTTGATTCAAATGATATGGTATAGCTGCAATAATTTAGCCGTATTcgatttttttattctgacattTTCTGGACAGGCCATAAAAAAAATGGAGAgggttacattattgcagctatatcTGGTACACTCAGATTAACAGAAGGTAAATATAGTATATTCAATGTCTTCCTTGTTggatatatagaatatcacactctaatgatGATCTCGGAACTGGGATTGGCCCTGAGAtcactcgggggggggggggggggggggggggagattgacccaaacataaatacatggtatactgtacaacgatatttgactatttcattctttcagtgagtttactttaatggttatgtttccagtactattggcattgtgaaacatgctaaagtctagGTTTTGTAactttattccattgctggtcacgataattggatgattaattatggacatcccctcatgtggtctagaaactgaactgcttggctgagaaacttgtcatatctatcgctgtgttgttcatgtacatgtataccctattaagcagctcctaggggcttgctaattaatactaaaattggaaataattgaattatttttatttattttttcggatttaccaaactcgtccgttttcattatttcatataatttgtaagagttgtagaactttgtttacgtggcgtcatcgtatgaacgggaatgtttacagatctgatgctgctattttctttgcttagggaatgttaccatatactgaagtaagttttttcttttaccgtttcccatctgtttagcatctataagtcgttgaaatacgtcgGTAAACAATGGTTCTGCTTTtttcgttttattgccaagtccaacattttatctccattaggaccgggaatttctgaaaatactTCAGTATCACCCTtcataatcctcctactgttttctgtcgcctagaacgttgattgtttttaaatgaagttacacgtgttattgttctaaataaacaattgttacttgggttaccccctttgcttagatactcgctgcAATTTAGCGCcatttttgaaaacgtttttatttaatttttctgcttaaattaaattttgtcgtgggagaaagtattatatttgaaaaaaattgtgtctaacatcattttttcatgtagttatgatatatttcaaaagattaaagaaaaaatagccatttgaaatttgagggcgagacagccccttgacaacggacTAAGACAtagatatctcggcccttagggcgagacagccctacctacttgcagctgcCTCACCAGTGttcgagctgggcttcgccattttcgccaatggcgaatttttttcaaaaatggcgaaaaaaaattgatagtGGTGAAAatccccttttgcaataaattgtattttaaatcctttgtcagtgacacattatcgcctgtttgtttatgcagtcaaaatctgtttattcagtcaacgtgtgcgaccggaaatctcgcgtagctccagtgcacacagatcTGGTCAAagcctcaggtaatttatggctgcaaaaaagtcagtgagtatgtaataaagtacatcggacagccgtgtaccctgctgtggtcaattgtttaacatttaaagtcttattcattatcgtttttcaatcatctccacattaatgtcaattcttaaccagagaaccgaccggtaattaaattgtccgtattattgtgtataatgtatatacatgaatacatcaattgtttgtttttgcggccaaactcgttgcttacaagattttgattttgatgtgtttgattttagttcgaatatttcataaacaatggggttggtcaccattgatatggacatagcaattttaataaataattttctttgaagttcggtgcgcaacagtataaaaatgctaatttcataagactatgcaccctattctattttgacactaaacttgtagcttctgaccctagtcagtctaaaattaaaaaaaataactatgtttggctttacagtcaaccccacctgcttAAACATCTGATtgtgtccaaattgcaaaaccttccatacaaaaacggaaatttaatagggaatggttgagatacgactctaaattgggcttgatgttttgtgacatctgtaTTTCCGGCAATGTACACAGTGTTgtcactgaggggtgtagcatcatgaagttaatatttatatgatttattatctgcattttgatttccataatggAATTTATCCAACAAATCAACTTcctattatttcagaaagaagtgtttaggtatggtaactggatatgattaagtaatgtaactgattcaaaatgctaaaataagtgtaatgaataaaataatatataatatgatggaaataattgtaaagcatgtgattatttgtgccgcgccgttccccgaaaaagtggcgaaagggaattctggtccagtgggagcactgtgCCTCACCCTatccaagataggtgtatcagggctggtACATTACTagttatatgatatatagaatttatttcactCTTGAGACATGATTCTTTTTATAATCTTGTATGTATTCACACTtataaaaatatagaaaacatcCTGTCccatgagtgaaatatattatatatccaACAACAAcattgaattttctgtttattacatttacTTCAGTTTTACCTTCAGCACTTTTAACTGCCATTGTATCAACACTGCAATGCGCAAGGACATACGGACTACATGAGAAATCACCATCTTGGTTCTTATGTACTTtaataatcaaatttgaaaacgcAAGGTTGAGTTTGCAAATAATCTTGATAACAGAAGATATGTATTAGCTACATATGTAGGCCTAATGTTTACTCCACAGCACAAGATTGACCTTTGAGTCGCTCTGACAGAAAGTAccagaaagtttaaatttacgCTTTACAACACAAAAAATATGTCGTGTATCAGAAAAAGCTATATAATTGcaaagcattaaaatgatcgaaattttgtatatatatcgGCCATGCAAACAAACATACTAATAACTAAGTAAAACCCAATGACGAACAACTCTAAAACTTTCAAACGTCAAATAAGCGAAAATCGTAAGATGTATAGTGAAATCGTAAGGCGTATTTTCCGCTCTAAAATAGACTAG
This genomic interval carries:
- the LOC130049387 gene encoding uncharacterized protein LOC130049387, which translates into the protein MEQPSTCSKVKRGCKRKLFAKSESDSKMPINMPVQKSSKHTTEDLIMFLLGQTPETCEYKKYKRLVQTDRSFQKQYERILALIQIRISKLHRELKEQIQKKNNDETEQKITYSELLLRHWSMYLHL